In Piliocolobus tephrosceles isolate RC106 unplaced genomic scaffold, ASM277652v3 unscaffolded_44914, whole genome shotgun sequence, a single window of DNA contains:
- the LOC113224481 gene encoding LOW QUALITY PROTEIN: double homeobox protein 4C-like (The sequence of the model RefSeq protein was modified relative to this genomic sequence to represent the inferred CDS: inserted 1 base in 1 codon) yields MALPTPAGGALPAEARGRGRRRRLVWTPSQREALRACFERNPDPGIATREELAQAIGIPEPRVQIWFQNERSRQLRQHRRESRPWPGKRGPQEARRKRTAVTGSQTALLLRAFKQDRFPGIATREELSRETGLPESRIQIWFQNRRARHPGQGGGAPGHAGGPCNXAPGGCRPAAPSPVATITHTGAWGTGLPAPHMPCAPWTLPQGAFVSQGAGAVAPLQPSQAGQAAGLSLPAPAGGDWDSSYPALATPEGALSHPQTPRGWPPRPSQCQGDPDPQHQSLPGPCWVGQPGPPRAELQGQGVPAPPTSQGRPWCGWGQGPQVAGAAWEAQVGAAPPPGPAPQEASACQGQMQAIRAPSPPLQEPGRSSALPSSLLDELLGTPEFLQQAQPFLETEAPTELQDVGKPALLEPLLLSEEEYRALLEEL; encoded by the exons ATGGCTCTCCCGACACCTGCCGGGGGCGCCCTCCCGGCGGAAGCCCGAGGACGAGGACGGCGAAGGAGACTCGTTTGGACCCCGAGCCAAAGGGAGGCCCTGCGAGCCTGCTTTGAGCGGAACCCCGACCCGGGCATTGCCACCAGGGAAGAGCTGGCCCAGGCCATCGGCATTCCGGAGCCCAGGGTCCAGATTTGGTTTCAGAACGAGAGATCGCGCCAGCTGAGGCAGCACCGGCGGGAATCTCGGCCCTGGCCCGGGAAACGCGGCCCGCAAGAAGCCAGGCGAAAGCGGACCGCCGTCACCGGGTCCCAGACCGCCCTGCTCCTGCGAGCCTTCAAGCAGGATCGCTTTCCGGGAATCGCCACCCGGGAAGAACTGTCCAGAGAGACGGGCCTCCCGGAGTCCCGGATTCAGATTTGGTTTCAGAACCGGAGGGCCAGGCACCCAGGCCAGGGTGGCGGGGCACCGGGGCACGCAGGTGGACCCTGCA CCGCCCCCGGTGGGTGTCGCCCCGCTGCTCCCTCGCCGGTCGCCACCATCACCCACACTGGGGCGTGGGGAACGGGGCTTCCCGCACCCCACATGCCCTGCGCGCCGTGGACTCTCCCACAGGGGGCTTTCGTGAGCCAGGGAGCGGGGGCCGTCGCCCCGCTCCAGCCCAGCCAGGCTGGGCAGGCAGCAGGGCTCTCCCTGCCTGCCCCGGCGGGCGGGGATTGGGATTCTTCGTACCCTGCCCTGGCTACACCGGAAGGGGCGCTCTCCCACCCTCAGACGCCCCGGGGGTGGCCTCCGCGCCCGAGCCAATGCCAGGGGGATCCGGATCCGCAGCACCAGAGCCTGCCGGGCCCTTGCTGGGTGGGACAGCCTGGGCCCCCTCGAGCTGAGCTGCAGGGCCAGGGTGTGCCTGCGCCACCCACGTCCCAGGGGAGGCCGTGGTGTGGCTGGGGCCAGGGGCCCCAGGTCGCCGGGGCGGCTTGGGAGGCCCAAGTCGGGGCAGCTCCACCTCCGGGACCCGCGCCCCAGGAGGCCTCCGCGTGCCAGGGGCAGATGCAAGCCATTCGGGCGCCCTCCCCGCCGCTCCAGGAGCCTGGGCGCTCGTCTGcactcccctccagcctgctGGATGAGCTCCTGGGGACCCCCGAGTTTCTGCAGCAGGCGCAGCCTTTCCTAGAAACGGAGGCCCCCACCGAGCTGCAGGACGTGGGAAAGCCCGCTCTGCTGGAACCGCTACTCCTCAGCGAGGAGGAATACCGGGCTCTGCTGGAGGAGCTTTAG